The nucleotide window CACTGTTTTGTTATTCCCGGCTAATAACACAATAACATGTGCAAAAGTTATTTCAcgtgtcattgtgttattgattGGGGATAGCGAAAAGTTATATTCCCGTTGCATGAGAGTTTCCCTCCATGCTCTACTATGTACTAGCTTCAGTTTCAATAAAGTACCAATTGGTATAGTCCAACTCCTTGTAAGTAAGCCCTTGtaatattttctaattttccaaTGTGTTGGTGgaacatttttatatttacatTTTCACATGTCATTGCACGTGTGAcgaattttcaaatttaatacGTGGATAATATATAGTGGATGACGTGGAGCACATATAGGATGTAACCATTAGGCTTTCACATGTGAACAAACCTATTTTGATGTCATGAAGGAGATTGAGATTCCACCCAAAAtcagaccccaaaaaaaaaaaaaaatcacacatCGTATCGAAAACAAACTTGTTCTCTTACATGGGGCCTTGTCGTTTAGTATAATTGCTCCTCATTATTAATCCTTCCAAGCACCCATTTCCTCGATATATCAAATTTTTGCAGATGCCACAAACACCTTGATTGTATAGTTGTAAGTCCAAATGGTCAATGATCAAGACCAACTCCGCCAACCCATCTTAGACTCCGAACCCGACTCAACAGCACTCGAAGCCTCCAACCAAGGCGATGGCTTGGAGTCTCCACTTGAGAAGGTGCTATCTGACACCCAACTGCCCTCCTTCAAGAGACTCCGCTTGGCCACATGGATTGAACTCAATCTCCTCTTTCGCCTTGCAGCCCCTGCCGTCCTGGTTTATGTCGTTAACAACTTCATGTCACTTTCCACTCGTGTCTTCGCCGGCCACCTCGGCAACCTTGAGCTCGCTGCAGCCTCCCTTGGCAACAGCGGCGTCCAACTCTTCGCCTACGGCCTCATGGTACACGTCCCACAACCTTAACTCTTGTTATGTTTCACTCTGTCAACTAAGAGTTGACGTGTCAAATTGTTATGTTTCACTCTTGTTATGTTGTCATTCTTATCTTTTGCCGTCTGTCTGGGTCTTGTCTCATGCAGTTAGGCATGGGAAGTGCGGTGGAGACTCTATGTGGACAAGCCTACGGTGCCGAAAAATATGACATGTTAGGCATATACCTCCAAAGAGCAACCATAGTCCTAACCCTCACAGGCCTTCCACTGCTTCTCATCTTCCTTCTATCCAAACCCATCTTGATCTTATTTGGTGAGACACCAAAGCTGGCTGCAGAAGCCGCCGTTTTCGTCTACGGTCTCATCCCACAAATCTTTGCCTACGCCATCAACTTCCCGatgcaaaagtttcttcaaGCCCAGAGAATTGTGGCCCCAAGTGCCTACATATCAGCAGCTACACTTGGAGTGCATATACTGTTGAGCTGGGTAGCTGTGTACAAGTTGGGCATGGGGTTGATAGGTGCGTCGTTGGTTCTGAGCTTGTCGTGGTGGATCATAGTTGGGGCCCAGTTTATTTACATCCTAAAGAGCAGTCGGTGCAAGGAGACGTGGAGTGGTTTTAGTTTGCAAGCGTTTTCTGGGTTGTGGGATTTTCTGAAACTATCGGCTGCGTCGGCTGTGATGCTGTGCTTGGAGACTTGGTACTTTCAGGTGCTAGTGTtgattgctgggttgcttgaGAACCCTGAGCTCGCGTTAAATTCTTTGGCCGTATggtaagaacaaaaatcatCTGGTGGTGATGCCTAATTAATTTTCATTGT belongs to Prunus persica cultivar Lovell chromosome G4, Prunus_persica_NCBIv2, whole genome shotgun sequence and includes:
- the LOC18779736 gene encoding protein DETOXIFICATION 40 isoform X1; protein product: MVNDQDQLRQPILDSEPDSTALEASNQGDGLESPLEKVLSDTQLPSFKRLRLATWIELNLLFRLAAPAVLVYVVNNFMSLSTRVFAGHLGNLELAAASLGNSGVQLFAYGLMLGMGSAVETLCGQAYGAEKYDMLGIYLQRATIVLTLTGLPLLLIFLLSKPILILFGETPKLAAEAAVFVYGLIPQIFAYAINFPMQKFLQAQRIVAPSAYISAATLGVHILLSWVAVYKLGMGLIGASLVLSLSWWIIVGAQFIYILKSSRCKETWSGFSLQAFSGLWDFLKLSAASAVMLCLETWYFQVLVLIAGLLENPELALNSLAVCMAISGLLFMVSVGFNAAASVRVSNELGAGNPKSAAFSILVVTIVSLMIAVVEAVVVLSFRDVISYAFTDGETVANAVSHLTPYLAITLILNGIQPVLSGVAVGCGWQAFVAYVNVGCYYVVGIPIGCLLGFKFDLGAEGIWSGMIGGTFMQTIILLWVTFRTDWNKEVETAGKRLKKWEDKKLPPPLLKS
- the LOC18779736 gene encoding protein DETOXIFICATION 40 isoform X2 yields the protein MVNDQDQLRQPILDSEPDSTALEASNQGDGLESPLEKVLSDTQLPSFKRLRLATWIELNLLFRLAAPAVLVYVVNNFMSLSTRVFAGHLGNLELAAASLGNSGVQLFAYGLMLGMGSAVETLCGQAYGAEKYDMLGIYLQRATIVLTLTGLPLLLIFLLSKPILILFGETPKLAAEAAVFVYGLIPQIFAYAINFPMQKFLQAQRIVAPSAYISAATLGVHILLSWVAVYKLGMGLIGASLVLSLSWWIIVGAQFIYILKSSRCKETWSGFSLQAFSGLWDFLKLSAASAVMLCLETWYFQVLVLIAGLLENPELALNSLAVCVRVSNELGAGNPKSAAFSILVVTIVSLMIAVVEAVVVLSFRDVISYAFTDGETVANAVSHLTPYLAITLILNGIQPVLSGVAVGCGWQAFVAYVNVGCYYVVGIPIGCLLGFKFDLGAEGIWSGMIGGTFMQTIILLWVTFRTDWNKEVETAGKRLKKWEDKKLPPPLLKS